A window of uncultured Litoreibacter sp. contains these coding sequences:
- a CDS encoding DUF1203 domain-containing protein gives MKYQSYDQDFVRSIRAGGPDANGMPAERAFSDGEGKPCRCCLKNIPEGDAMLILAARPFEALHPYAESGPVFLCEADCTPWNDDGLPPILTTSPDYLVKAYGADDRIIYGTGAITAQGNIDGYANTLFARDDVAYIDVRSARNNCFLTRTIRDAAP, from the coding sequence ATGAAATATCAATCTTACGACCAGGACTTTGTGCGCTCCATCCGTGCAGGTGGGCCGGACGCCAATGGTATGCCAGCCGAGCGCGCCTTCTCCGATGGTGAGGGCAAGCCGTGCCGGTGCTGCCTGAAGAACATACCGGAGGGCGACGCCATGCTGATCCTTGCCGCTCGGCCATTTGAGGCGCTGCACCCCTACGCTGAATCCGGGCCGGTCTTTCTGTGCGAGGCCGACTGCACCCCGTGGAATGACGACGGGCTGCCGCCGATCCTCACGACCTCGCCGGACTATCTGGTCAAGGCCTATGGGGCTGATGACCGGATCATTTACGGCACCGGGGCCATCACTGCGCAGGGCAACATTGATGGCTACGCCAATACGCTTTTCGCGCGTGACGATGTCGCCTACATTGATGTGCGTTCCGCCCGGAACAATTGCTTTCTGACAAGGACCATCCGTGACGCAGCACCCTGA
- a CDS encoding VWA domain-containing protein, producing the protein MAKFNALDIPEDGKLASNITWFARALRSAGLPVGPGRIIDAIRAVEAAGFTHKQDFYHTLQACFVSRPEHRTVFAQIFRLYWRDPRYLEHMIAALTPAIRGVQEERKAKPAEKRAAEALLEGVNREVEQPETDEDGTEIEIDASRTMSGEERLRSLDFEQMSNAEMAEAKRMLAKLSLPVRPLKSRRTELASNGRMVDWRATQRSAMRYGGELRDFETKSRRIRWPNLVAICDISGSMSHYSRAMLHFLHAVSSHKGAGWSKVHAFTFGTRLTNITRHLATRDVDAALAAAGAEAQDWEGGTRIGACLHDFNRDWSRRVLGQGAVVLLITDGLDRDNADQLAREAERLHLSARQVIWLNPLLRWDGFAPKAKGIAAMLPHVDSFRAGHNVASLEGLARAIGRPEDAGEKQRLMAML; encoded by the coding sequence ATGGCCAAATTCAACGCGCTCGATATCCCTGAGGACGGCAAGCTGGCCTCCAACATCACCTGGTTTGCCCGCGCGCTGCGCAGCGCCGGATTGCCGGTCGGGCCGGGTCGCATCATCGATGCCATTCGCGCAGTGGAAGCCGCTGGGTTCACCCACAAACAGGACTTTTACCACACGTTGCAGGCCTGCTTCGTGTCGCGGCCGGAACACCGCACGGTGTTTGCACAAATCTTCCGCCTCTATTGGCGCGACCCGCGCTATTTGGAGCACATGATCGCGGCGCTGACCCCCGCCATTCGTGGCGTGCAGGAAGAGCGCAAGGCCAAACCTGCCGAGAAACGTGCGGCGGAGGCGTTGTTGGAGGGTGTAAACCGCGAGGTGGAACAGCCCGAGACTGATGAAGACGGCACCGAGATTGAGATCGATGCTTCGCGCACCATGTCCGGGGAGGAGCGTTTGCGCTCGCTCGATTTTGAGCAGATGAGCAATGCGGAAATGGCCGAGGCCAAGCGCATGCTGGCCAAGCTGAGCTTGCCGGTGAGACCCTTGAAATCTCGTCGAACCGAGCTGGCTTCAAACGGCCGTATGGTAGACTGGCGCGCCACACAGCGCAGCGCGATGCGCTACGGCGGAGAGCTGCGCGATTTCGAAACAAAGTCCCGCCGAATACGATGGCCAAATCTGGTGGCGATCTGCGACATATCAGGCTCTATGTCGCATTATTCCCGCGCGATGCTGCATTTTCTGCACGCTGTTAGCAGTCACAAGGGCGCCGGCTGGTCCAAGGTGCACGCTTTCACCTTTGGCACGCGCCTGACCAATATCACTCGCCATTTGGCGACCCGCGATGTGGATGCGGCGCTAGCTGCCGCGGGGGCTGAGGCGCAGGACTGGGAAGGCGGCACGCGCATTGGCGCATGCCTGCATGATTTTAACCGCGACTGGTCGCGGCGCGTTTTGGGGCAGGGCGCGGTGGTGCTCTTGATCACCGACGGGCTGGACCGCGACAACGCTGATCAACTGGCGCGGGAGGCGGAGCGGCTACACCTGTCCGCGCGGCAGGTGATCTGGTTGAACCCGCTGCTGCGTTGGGACGGTTTTGCGCCCAAAGCCAAGGGCATCGCGGCCATGTTGCCGCATGTCGACAGCTTTCGCGCGGGGCACAATGTGGCCTCCCTCGAAGGGTTGGCGCGGGCCATTGGCCGACCCGAAGATGCCGGCGAAAAACAGCGGCTTATGGCGATGCTGTGA
- a CDS encoding MoxR family ATPase — protein MTQLPQSIDDTIKLLEGQDYVCGRALGTVVFLSLKLGRPLFLEGEAGTGKTEIAKAIAAALGRRLIRLQCYEGLDASSAVYEWNFPAQMVAIRAAEAAGGADKQSLQQELFSDDFLTARPLLEAMQPQEGGAPVLLIDELDRTDEPFEAFLLEALSDFQVTIPELGTIKAAEPPIVILTSNRTREVHDALKRRCLYHWVDYPDFAREMEILAARAPEAQETLSREIVAFVQKLRTEDLFKKPGVAETIDWAKCLLALDALTMSPEVIADTMGAILKYQDDIQKIQGSEAKRILDEVRAELAPA, from the coding sequence ATGACGCAGCTGCCCCAATCCATTGACGACACAATCAAGCTGCTGGAGGGGCAGGACTATGTCTGCGGGCGTGCGCTGGGGACGGTGGTGTTTCTGTCCCTCAAGCTGGGACGCCCGTTGTTTTTGGAAGGCGAGGCGGGGACCGGAAAGACCGAGATCGCCAAGGCGATCGCTGCCGCGCTGGGGCGTCGTCTGATCCGGTTGCAATGCTACGAGGGGTTGGACGCGTCTTCTGCGGTCTATGAATGGAACTTCCCCGCCCAGATGGTGGCGATCCGCGCGGCGGAGGCTGCAGGTGGCGCAGACAAGCAATCTTTGCAGCAAGAGCTGTTTTCGGACGACTTCCTGACAGCGCGACCTTTGCTGGAGGCGATGCAGCCGCAGGAGGGCGGCGCGCCTGTCCTGCTGATCGACGAGCTGGACCGCACCGATGAGCCGTTTGAGGCGTTCCTTCTAGAAGCGCTCAGCGATTTTCAAGTGACCATCCCCGAGCTGGGCACCATCAAGGCCGCCGAGCCGCCGATTGTGATCCTGACTTCGAACCGCACGCGGGAAGTGCATGACGCGTTGAAACGCCGCTGCCTGTATCATTGGGTCGACTACCCGGATTTCGCCCGTGAGATGGAAATCCTTGCCGCCCGCGCGCCGGAGGCGCAGGAGACCCTGAGCCGTGAGATTGTGGCATTTGTCCAGAAGCTGCGCACGGAGGATTTGTTCAAAAAGCCGGGTGTTGCCGAAACCATCGACTGGGCCAAATGCCTGCTAGCGCTGGACGCTTTGACCATGAGCCCCGAGGTGATCGCCGACACAATGGGCGCGATTCTGAAATACCAGGACGACATCCAGAAAATCCAAGGCTCTGAAGCCAAGCGCATACTCGACGAGGTCCGCGCCGAGCTCGCACCGGCATGA